In Sebaldella termitidis ATCC 33386, one DNA window encodes the following:
- the trsS gene encoding radical SAM (seleno)protein TrsS codes for MKNNIIAATKSLCPVCLKKISADYTAEDGKVYLFKECDLHGSFKTLVWDNEDHFRQFYKPDSSRDKPLNAKKSEAGCPFDCGICESHRQATCCVLLEVTDRCNLNCPVCFAKAGSEVSSDPSLEKISEWYDMLLKSGGPFNIQLSGGEPTMRHDLDEIIKLGKSKGFDFFQLNTNGIRIGEDMEYLKKLADSGLNTVFLQFDGFSDNTFEYLRGKNILNKKLKAIENCKKLNIGVVLVPTLKKGINDHEIGDIINFAADNMPHIRSVHFQPMSFFGRYGKAPDNEDRMTIYKVLEEIEKQTNGKMKIKDFDSGSAEHSLCSFHGDFFKENDEIKPVKLKSNSCCSSQSARKSVARKWSMMKFDPGSAKEKSGFNLQSIDSFLDKVNNNKISISGMAFQDVWNLDIDRLQKCYIHTVSQNSGLIPFCAYNLTSLSGEGLYRKTFEQQE; via the coding sequence ATGAAAAATAATATTATAGCAGCAACCAAAAGCTTATGTCCGGTATGTCTGAAAAAAATTTCAGCTGATTATACTGCCGAAGACGGAAAAGTGTATTTATTTAAAGAATGTGATTTACACGGCAGTTTCAAAACTCTTGTCTGGGATAATGAAGATCATTTCAGACAGTTTTATAAACCTGATTCAAGCAGGGATAAACCACTGAATGCTAAAAAAAGCGAAGCAGGCTGTCCTTTTGACTGCGGAATTTGTGAAAGCCACAGACAGGCAACATGCTGTGTTTTGCTGGAAGTAACCGACAGATGTAATCTAAACTGTCCTGTTTGTTTTGCAAAAGCAGGAAGTGAAGTTTCTTCTGATCCGTCGCTGGAAAAAATAAGCGAATGGTATGATATGCTTCTAAAATCAGGAGGACCATTTAATATTCAGCTTTCCGGCGGTGAACCTACAATGAGACATGATCTGGATGAGATAATAAAGCTCGGGAAAAGCAAGGGATTTGACTTTTTTCAGCTGAATACAAACGGAATAAGAATAGGCGAAGATATGGAGTATTTGAAAAAACTGGCTGATTCCGGCTTAAATACTGTATTTTTGCAGTTTGACGGTTTTTCTGACAATACTTTTGAATATCTCAGAGGAAAAAATATTCTGAATAAAAAATTAAAGGCTATAGAAAACTGTAAAAAATTAAATATCGGTGTAGTATTGGTTCCTACTTTGAAAAAAGGAATTAATGATCATGAAATCGGAGATATTATTAATTTTGCTGCGGATAATATGCCTCATATAAGAAGTGTCCATTTTCAGCCGATGAGTTTTTTCGGAAGATATGGAAAAGCTCCTGATAATGAAGATAGAATGACTATTTATAAAGTTTTGGAAGAAATAGAAAAACAGACAAACGGAAAAATGAAAATAAAGGATTTTGATTCTGGAAGTGCGGAGCATTCACTCTGTTCCTTTCACGGGGATTTTTTTAAAGAAAATGATGAAATCAAACCTGTTAAATTAAAGAGCAACAGCTGCTGCTCCAGCCAGTCTGCCAGAAAGTCCGTTGCCAGAAAATGGTCTATGATGAAATTTGACCCCGGCTCTGCTAAGGAAAAAAGCGGCTTTAACCTGCAGTCAATTGACAGCTTTCTTGATAAAGTCAATAATAACAAAATATCTATTTCAGGAATGGCATTTCAGGATGTCTGGAATCTTGACATAGACAGACTGCAAAAATGTTATATCCATACAGTAAGTCAGAACAGCGGGCTGATACCTTTTTGTGCTTATAATCTTACTTCCTTGTCAGGAGAAGGTCTGTACAGAAAAACCTTTGAACAGCAGGAGTGA
- a CDS encoding C-GCAxxG-C-C family protein: MDEIDLMIADLANENKNCTQIMYKLMQEITQKEDNEELTKVLYSLGGGVHSGKMCGIVTGGAIAINLLAKDDSPEEHQKFKEIIKEFVEWFENTYGSVECKILDPEEKREVCPVMLKESFLKILSLLEENNIDLYE, encoded by the coding sequence ATGGATGAGATAGACCTTATGATAGCTGATCTTGCCAATGAAAATAAAAACTGTACCCAGATAATGTATAAGCTTATGCAGGAAATTACACAGAAAGAAGATAATGAAGAGCTTACCAAGGTTTTATACTCACTGGGCGGAGGCGTACATTCGGGAAAAATGTGCGGTATTGTTACAGGAGGAGCCATAGCAATAAACCTTCTTGCTAAAGATGATTCCCCTGAAGAGCATCAAAAATTCAAAGAGATAATAAAAGAATTCGTGGAATGGTTTGAAAATACATACGGCTCTGTAGAATGTAAAATTCTTGATCCTGAGGAAAAAAGAGAGGTTTGTCCTGTAATGCTGAAAGAATCTTTCTTAAAAATATTATCTCTTTTAGAGGAAAATAATATTGATTTATATGAATAA
- a CDS encoding class I SAM-dependent methyltransferase gives MNNLYEDDIWDSSVPMRPGGIELTKRLLDISGLKSGLIMDFGCGEGHTAKYLASKKFSVIGTDKSELLIKRAVLRCPEADFFVLENIDNLEFQNKLDGIINECVIASLENKTEIINKIHSFLKCGGFFIINDITALVKKATGNFFTFNDWIETLNKAGFEIIYYEDNTSALKEFYLKALWENQSCCIADCIPKGYKGTETGYFSIIAKKI, from the coding sequence ATGAATAATTTATATGAAGATGATATCTGGGATAGTTCCGTTCCTATGAGACCCGGAGGAATAGAGCTTACCAAAAGACTGCTGGATATCTCCGGTTTGAAAAGCGGTTTAATTATGGATTTTGGCTGCGGAGAAGGTCATACTGCCAAATATCTGGCCAGTAAAAAGTTTAGTGTTATCGGAACAGATAAATCCGAATTATTAATAAAAAGGGCCGTTTTAAGATGTCCGGAGGCTGATTTTTTTGTCTTGGAAAATATCGATAATCTGGAATTTCAAAATAAGCTTGACGGAATTATCAACGAATGTGTCATTGCATCTCTTGAAAATAAAACGGAAATTATTAATAAAATACACTCATTTCTGAAATGCGGAGGATTTTTTATTATTAATGACATAACAGCACTGGTGAAAAAAGCAACTGGCAATTTTTTTACTTTTAATGACTGGATAGAAACTTTGAATAAAGCCGGCTTTGAAATTATATATTATGAGGATAATACCAGTGCCCTGAAAGAATTCTACCTGAAAGCTTTATGGGAAAACCAAAGCTGCTGTATAGCAGATTGTATCCCGAAAGGTTATAAAGGAACAGAAACCGGCTATTTTTCAATAATAGCCAAAAAAATATAA
- a CDS encoding DVU_1557 family redox protein has translation MQIKKNDAELENDYTDLVCSKCNVNLVIGPVSLEYLGNGFPVELPKCPKCGMVFIPEELALGKMLHVEKSLEDK, from the coding sequence TAAAGAAAAATGATGCCGAACTGGAAAATGACTATACTGATTTGGTTTGCAGCAAATGCAATGTGAACTTAGTCATCGGGCCTGTAAGTCTGGAATATCTGGGAAACGGCTTTCCCGTGGAACTGCCCAAATGTCCGAAATGCGGAATGGTTTTTATTCCCGAAGAGCTGGCTCTCGGTAAAATGCTGCATGTGGAAAAATCGTTAGAGGATAAATAA